The bacterium genome contains a region encoding:
- a CDS encoding c-type cytochrome: MFSKSAIKAFGVAVSALFVFAAAPSVSLGQKKTKLQAEEPGKGDYWLGKEIYEEICFSCHGIKGDGKGPSWQSSMPRPQVFTSSTYMKRMTDEYIFAVVKFGKMNVLKEKMNGFQLKKGRATAMPAFGEVLEDAQIRKLIEWEKGITTGKMIKDEESKEIFKDACAQCHGKNGLGDGERPVGSQDPKTFVSEIQPPPMNYTLKEMMARFDDKFLFSLIKLGRIDVTEEAKFDFMKAYGHVLNDKEIWGTVRYVREAFINKKPRKKK; encoded by the coding sequence TTGTTCTCTAAAAGCGCAATCAAAGCATTCGGAGTGGCCGTTTCCGCGCTGTTTGTCTTCGCGGCGGCCCCCTCCGTGTCCCTCGGCCAGAAGAAGACGAAGCTGCAGGCCGAAGAGCCCGGCAAGGGCGACTACTGGCTCGGAAAAGAAATTTACGAGGAAATCTGCTTCTCCTGCCACGGCATCAAGGGCGACGGAAAAGGCCCGAGCTGGCAAAGCTCGATGCCGCGGCCGCAGGTCTTTACCAGCAGCACCTACATGAAGCGCATGACGGACGAGTACATCTTCGCCGTCGTGAAGTTCGGCAAGATGAACGTCCTCAAGGAGAAGATGAATGGCTTCCAGCTGAAGAAGGGCCGGGCGACCGCCATGCCCGCCTTCGGCGAGGTGCTCGAGGACGCTCAGATCCGCAAGCTGATCGAATGGGAGAAAGGCATCACCACCGGCAAGATGATCAAGGATGAAGAGTCGAAGGAGATATTCAAGGACGCCTGCGCCCAGTGCCACGGGAAAAATGGGCTTGGCGACGGCGAGCGCCCCGTCGGCAGCCAGGACCCGAAAACTTTCGTGAGCGAGATCCAGCCGCCGCCGATGAACTACACCCTGAAGGAGATGATGGCCCGCTTCGACGACAAGTTCCTCTTCTCGCTCATCAAGCTGGGGCGGATCGATGTCACCGAAGAGGCCAAATTCGACTTCATGAAAGCCTATGGGCATGTGCTGAACGACAAGGAAATCTGGGGCACGGTGCGGTACGTTCGAGAGGCCTTCATCAACAAGAAACCGCGCAAGAAGAAATAA
- a CDS encoding DUF4079 family protein has product MVSLWAYLHPGFQIITLALGLTVFAMGLRIRKKRRKREWHSLPRLTALHIRLAKSFTGLFAAGYLLGLGGMALALGEPLFGTAHAYFASLTLLLILATAYLGRRLRQTPENSDVRQIHAYCGTISMFLALLVAILGMGLLP; this is encoded by the coding sequence TTGGTCAGTCTCTGGGCGTATCTTCATCCGGGATTTCAGATCATCACCCTGGCACTGGGGTTGACCGTTTTCGCGATGGGGTTGCGGATACGGAAAAAACGCCGAAAGCGTGAATGGCATAGCCTCCCCCGTCTGACGGCCCTGCACATCCGGCTGGCCAAATCATTCACCGGGCTCTTCGCGGCAGGCTATCTGCTCGGCCTCGGGGGCATGGCCCTCGCCCTCGGCGAGCCCCTTTTCGGGACCGCCCACGCCTATTTCGCCTCTCTCACCCTTCTCCTCATTCTCGCCACCGCCTATCTGGGGAGGCGCCTGCGGCAAACGCCGGAGAATTCGGATGTGCGGCAGATTCATGCCTATTGCGGGACCATTTCGATGTTTCTCGCCCTGCTGGTCGCGATCCTGGGGATGGGCCTCCTGCCCTAG
- a CDS encoding cyclase family protein, giving the protein MHLDDVGALVRGSRVFDLGIELFPGMPHVPTHAPYGFSLIREHGDMMLPDGACVAVESIFCTGHTGTHVDALSHFSQDMKLHGGVDAAKAQSKTGGFTAHGIETVAPIVRRGVFIDVAAHQKCEVLQAGHPIEQKELQAAAEAQGVRIEAGDVVLIRTGHMQYWPGPNYYRHAGGIPGINLGTARWLSDQGVYMTGSDTFCVEVRPAEGSPVHVHMLVEKGIHLLEVANLEELSRGKIHEFLFVCLPLKIRGGTGSPVRPVAIL; this is encoded by the coding sequence ATGCACTTAGACGATGTAGGCGCCCTGGTTCGCGGGAGCCGGGTATTCGATTTGGGCATCGAGCTCTTTCCCGGGATGCCGCACGTGCCGACGCACGCGCCCTACGGGTTCAGCCTCATCCGAGAGCATGGGGACATGATGCTGCCCGACGGAGCATGTGTGGCGGTGGAGTCCATCTTCTGCACGGGTCACACGGGGACGCACGTGGATGCGCTGAGCCATTTTTCCCAGGACATGAAGCTCCACGGCGGGGTAGATGCCGCAAAGGCGCAAAGCAAGACCGGCGGTTTCACCGCGCACGGGATCGAAACGGTTGCGCCCATTGTCCGCCGCGGGGTGTTTATCGATGTGGCCGCCCATCAGAAGTGCGAGGTGCTCCAGGCGGGCCATCCGATCGAGCAGAAGGAGCTGCAGGCGGCGGCGGAGGCGCAGGGGGTGCGAATCGAGGCGGGCGATGTGGTGCTCATCCGCACGGGGCACATGCAGTACTGGCCGGGCCCGAATTACTACCGCCACGCGGGCGGAATACCGGGCATCAACCTCGGCACCGCGCGCTGGCTCTCCGATCAGGGAGTGTACATGACCGGGTCGGATACGTTTTGCGTCGAGGTGCGCCCGGCCGAGGGAAGCCCCGTGCATGTACACATGCTGGTGGAAAAGGGGATTCATCTTCTCGAGGTGGCGAACCTCGAGGAACTTTCGCGGGGGAAAATCCACGAATTTCTCTTCGTGTGCCTTCCCTTGAAGATTCGGGGCGGGACGGGCTCTCCCGTGCGGCCGGTGGCGATTTTGTAG
- a CDS encoding GGDEF domain-containing protein, giving the protein MSSPDDTQELDDLDWPVGENEGPEAFRQEEAEPPAAGQGEFLLNLLSAKSRKGLGTLSALPRDEALRAFLSGGASLPRVAALHLSDSTLKRLSSLIGSPIHENLQELTWQIANRMSDDPPHVFLVTLEKNKIEENAILKEIAEGGGLQSPQIVALADTFDSPLLESPPAWVSAVISMENQDSAIHLILRNMIEHAQMKKDLEIIFLAHRVSREQLHKVTFTEPLTGLLNRAGFEDASARELARAARSGEMLGLLIIDIDKFKGINDTYGHPTGDSVLRELGRLLRQESRYIDHVVRFGGEEFGVVLPRIDLEGLQIAAERIRQRIEQTHFLGIPEAGMVTISIGALMIKPARRPALKDVYPVADELLYRAKQEGRNRVILDTYE; this is encoded by the coding sequence ATGTCCAGTCCAGACGATACGCAAGAGTTGGATGACCTGGATTGGCCCGTCGGGGAAAACGAAGGGCCGGAAGCATTCCGCCAGGAGGAAGCAGAGCCGCCCGCGGCCGGACAGGGCGAGTTTCTGCTCAATCTCCTTTCGGCCAAATCGAGAAAAGGGCTCGGCACTCTCTCCGCCCTTCCGCGGGATGAAGCCCTCCGCGCGTTCCTCTCGGGAGGCGCCTCGCTCCCGCGCGTGGCCGCCCTTCATCTTTCGGACAGCACACTGAAAAGACTGTCCTCCCTCATCGGCTCGCCCATTCATGAAAACCTTCAGGAACTCACCTGGCAAATCGCCAACCGCATGAGCGATGATCCGCCCCATGTCTTTCTCGTCACTCTGGAAAAAAACAAGATCGAGGAAAACGCTATCCTCAAGGAGATCGCCGAGGGAGGAGGTCTCCAATCGCCGCAGATCGTCGCCCTGGCCGACACTTTCGATTCGCCGCTTCTCGAATCGCCCCCGGCCTGGGTCAGCGCGGTCATTTCGATGGAGAACCAGGATTCCGCGATCCATCTCATTCTCCGCAACATGATCGAACACGCCCAGATGAAGAAAGATCTGGAGATCATCTTTCTCGCCCATCGCGTCAGCCGCGAGCAGCTGCACAAAGTAACGTTCACCGAACCCCTGACCGGCCTCCTCAACCGCGCCGGATTCGAAGACGCCTCGGCCCGGGAGCTGGCGCGGGCCGCGCGGAGCGGCGAGATGCTGGGCCTTCTGATCATCGACATCGACAAGTTCAAGGGGATCAACGACACCTACGGGCACCCGACCGGAGACAGCGTGCTGCGGGAGCTGGGCCGGCTTCTCCGCCAGGAGTCCCGCTACATCGATCATGTGGTCCGCTTCGGGGGCGAGGAGTTCGGCGTGGTGCTCCCGCGCATTGACCTCGAGGGACTCCAGATCGCGGCTGAGAGAATCCGGCAGCGCATCGAGCAGACCCATTTTCTCGGAATTCCCGAAGCCGGGATGGTCACCATCAGCATCGGGGCCCTCATGATCAAGCCCGCCCGGCGCCCCGCGCTCAAGGATGTCTACCCGGTGGCGGACGAGTTGCTCTACCGCGCCAAGCAGGAAGGGCGAAACCGGGTCATCCTCGACACCTACGAGTAG
- a CDS encoding alpha/beta hydrolase translates to MDTPESRFIERDGLRLHALDHGGEGKPVLLMLHGAAAHAHWWDHVAPSLKPLCRPVAVDMRGHGDSDWAKEYTFEAFAGDLSSWIEWARKESGRPPAILAHSMGGLVTLKLHEWSRPELTCLIVVDSPLELTNRILAEVELAAKNPSRPWASPDLFVQKFRLLPSSGKAAPEQLAYIARHSLRPLDDGTWLLKTDKSFHRDRKPTDLRPGWKKVAAPTLLIAGELSDRLAVEDFAWIEDHCPAVRTAIVPEAHHHVYMDAPEAFLHLVQNFLSENFS, encoded by the coding sequence ATGGACACCCCCGAAAGCAGATTCATCGAAAGAGACGGCCTTCGGCTGCATGCCCTGGATCATGGCGGGGAAGGAAAACCGGTGCTCCTCATGCTTCACGGCGCGGCCGCCCACGCCCACTGGTGGGATCACGTCGCGCCCTCCCTCAAGCCGCTCTGCCGTCCGGTGGCGGTCGATATGCGCGGGCACGGAGACAGCGACTGGGCCAAGGAGTACACCTTCGAGGCCTTCGCCGGCGATCTTTCCTCCTGGATCGAATGGGCCCGGAAAGAAAGCGGACGCCCTCCGGCGATCCTGGCCCACTCGATGGGAGGGCTGGTGACGCTGAAACTGCACGAGTGGAGCCGCCCCGAACTCACCTGCCTGATCGTGGTGGACTCGCCGCTCGAGTTGACCAACCGCATCCTGGCCGAGGTGGAGCTGGCCGCCAAGAACCCCAGCCGCCCCTGGGCCTCGCCCGATCTTTTTGTCCAGAAGTTCCGGCTCCTGCCCTCAAGCGGAAAAGCGGCCCCCGAACAGCTTGCCTACATCGCGCGCCACAGCCTGCGCCCGCTCGATGACGGCACTTGGCTGCTCAAGACCGACAAATCCTTCCACCGGGACCGCAAGCCCACCGACCTTCGGCCCGGCTGGAAAAAGGTGGCCGCTCCCACCCTGCTGATTGCCGGGGAGTTGTCCGACCGTCTTGCTGTGGAGGATTTCGCCTGGATAGAAGACCATTGCCCGGCCGTACGAACCGCCATCGTCCCCGAGGCGCACCACCACGTTTACATGGACGCACCCGAGGCTTTCTTGCATCTCGTTCAGAACTTCCTTTCCGAGAACTTTTCCTGA
- the mnhG gene encoding monovalent cation/H(+) antiporter subunit G yields the protein MSEYIASALILIGVFFMLVSSVGLLRLPDVYSRMHAATKATTFGMVGILAGTAITFKLLHVSAQALLAVLFFFLTAPVAAHLIARAAYRKGPNLADITETDEYGLYLSQSPTVPPAPENPES from the coding sequence TTGAGTGAGTACATCGCATCTGCGCTCATCCTGATCGGCGTCTTTTTCATGCTGGTTTCCAGCGTCGGGCTCCTGCGCCTGCCCGATGTCTACTCGCGGATGCATGCCGCCACCAAGGCCACGACCTTCGGTATGGTGGGCATCCTCGCGGGAACGGCCATCACTTTCAAACTTCTTCATGTGAGCGCCCAGGCACTGCTCGCTGTTTTATTTTTTTTCCTGACAGCGCCTGTCGCGGCCCATCTGATCGCGCGCGCCGCCTACCGCAAGGGACCCAATCTGGCCGACATCACCGAAACGGACGAGTATGGGCTCTACCTCTCGCAGAGCCCGACCGTACCACCTGCTCCTGAAAACCCGGAATCCTAA
- a CDS encoding monovalent cation/H+ antiporter complex subunit F: MSATAVDIGLGILVVSVAMCLIRFAIGPTTADRVVAVDTIATNLLGITALFAIRSGEDLFILAILVFAILAFVGTAVYAKFLERGKIIE, encoded by the coding sequence ATGAGCGCAACCGCTGTTGATATCGGACTGGGCATTCTCGTCGTTTCCGTGGCCATGTGCCTGATCCGTTTCGCCATCGGGCCCACCACGGCCGATCGCGTGGTGGCGGTGGACACCATCGCCACCAACCTGCTGGGCATCACGGCCCTTTTCGCCATTCGCAGCGGAGAAGATTTGTTCATCTTGGCCATTTTGGTGTTCGCCATACTGGCCTTTGTGGGAACGGCGGTTTACGCCAAGTTTCTGGAGAGAGGGAAGATCATTGAGTGA
- a CDS encoding Na+/H+ antiporter subunit E — MAIATITLTLAIIWIAVRGEISAAQIAVGLVLALTVVGFLRKTYHQELSFRRPMNIAIYVISFLKELTIANIQVLRIVLSPGPIRIRPGIIAYHTRCKTPLGVTALANSITLTPGTLSVDVSTDASTIFVHTLDIDHPDEVRKAIRRGLENPIIKAIE, encoded by the coding sequence ATGGCAATCGCCACCATCACCCTGACCCTGGCCATCATCTGGATTGCTGTCCGCGGGGAGATCTCCGCCGCCCAGATCGCGGTGGGTCTCGTCCTGGCGCTCACCGTCGTCGGATTCTTGCGGAAAACCTATCATCAGGAGCTCTCCTTCCGGCGCCCCATGAATATCGCCATCTACGTCATCAGCTTCCTGAAGGAGCTGACGATCGCGAATATTCAGGTACTGCGGATCGTCCTCTCGCCGGGCCCGATTCGCATCCGGCCGGGCATCATCGCCTACCATACAAGGTGCAAAACTCCGCTGGGCGTTACCGCGCTGGCCAACTCCATCACCCTGACGCCTGGAACCCTGAGCGTAGACGTTTCGACGGACGCTTCCACTATCTTCGTCCACACGCTGGACATCGATCACCCCGACGAGGTGCGCAAAGCCATCCGCCGCGGTCTCGAGAACCCGATTATCAAGGCCATCGAATGA
- a CDS encoding proton-conducting transporter membrane subunit: protein MNLLLPLPIVLPLLTGIILFLLRRHSAWQERLSLLSLGINLIVALSFLSETADGTIFTHRMGLWPFPYGILLGADRLTATMLCLAATVVGASAYFSKSYLSEGQRQEVYHPLLHFLLMGIQGAFVTADIFNLFVFFEVMLISAYSLLGFYHNLDQLEMALKYTCLNLIASALFLLGVSLLYAQVGTVNMADLSVKVAALGPTPLMILTAAIFLLVFSTKAAIFPMQLWLPSAHSISPTPISAILAGVLVKVGLYAIIRCATLIFPAPFGQMQGVLVAFALATIILGAIGTLPQKNLKRILAYSTINQLGYIAFGVALLSPAGMAAAVFYMVSHGFLKSSLLLGAGLNQKLTGTVDLDEMGGMMVKAPFASVLLLVGFLSLAGIPPLNGFFSKFFLIQAGYSQGMYTATSIALGMGVISLLYNFSTYQQFAWGSGGGEVKSAPAAMYIPVAFLAAFAVIFGLGVGWLYDWSLLVAKQISNPALYIAAMQSAP, encoded by the coding sequence ATGAATCTCCTTCTTCCCTTGCCGATCGTGCTGCCCCTGCTGACGGGAATCATTCTGTTCCTGCTTCGCAGGCACAGCGCGTGGCAAGAAAGGCTGAGCCTCCTCTCGCTGGGGATCAACCTCATCGTCGCCCTCTCCTTTTTGAGCGAAACGGCGGACGGCACGATTTTTACCCACCGGATGGGATTGTGGCCCTTCCCCTACGGCATTTTGCTGGGCGCGGACCGCCTGACCGCGACCATGCTTTGCCTGGCCGCCACGGTGGTCGGTGCTTCCGCCTATTTCTCCAAAAGCTATCTCTCTGAGGGGCAGCGGCAGGAGGTCTACCACCCGCTGCTTCACTTCCTCCTCATGGGCATCCAGGGCGCGTTCGTCACGGCGGATATCTTCAACCTTTTCGTCTTCTTCGAGGTCATGCTGATCTCGGCCTACTCCCTGCTCGGCTTTTACCACAACCTCGATCAGCTGGAGATGGCGCTCAAATATACCTGCCTGAATCTCATCGCCTCCGCGCTCTTTCTCCTGGGGGTCTCGCTCCTCTACGCCCAGGTCGGGACGGTCAACATGGCCGATCTCTCGGTGAAGGTGGCGGCGCTCGGGCCGACGCCCCTGATGATCCTGACGGCGGCGATCTTTCTCCTGGTCTTCAGCACCAAGGCGGCCATCTTCCCGATGCAGCTCTGGCTGCCCTCGGCCCACTCGATCTCCCCTACTCCGATCAGCGCCATCCTCGCCGGGGTGCTGGTCAAGGTGGGGCTGTACGCCATCATCCGCTGCGCCACGCTGATCTTCCCCGCGCCCTTCGGCCAGATGCAGGGCGTTCTCGTCGCCTTCGCGCTCGCGACGATCATCCTCGGCGCCATCGGGACCCTGCCGCAAAAGAACCTGAAGCGGATCCTGGCCTACAGCACCATCAACCAGTTGGGCTACATCGCCTTCGGGGTGGCCCTGCTCTCGCCGGCAGGGATGGCGGCGGCGGTGTTCTACATGGTGAGCCACGGTTTTCTGAAGAGTTCCCTGCTGCTGGGCGCGGGGCTCAACCAGAAGCTGACGGGCACCGTCGATTTGGACGAAATGGGGGGGATGATGGTGAAGGCCCCCTTCGCCAGCGTTCTCCTCCTCGTCGGCTTCCTCTCGCTCGCGGGGATTCCGCCGCTGAACGGGTTTTTTTCGAAATTCTTCCTCATCCAGGCGGGATACAGCCAGGGAATGTACACGGCCACCTCCATCGCGCTGGGGATGGGGGTGATTTCGTTGCTGTATAATTTTTCGACATATCAGCAGTTCGCCTGGGGCAGCGGCGGCGGCGAAGTGAAATCCGCGCCGGCCGCAATGTATATCCCCGTGGCTTTTCTTGCGGCCTTCGCCGTCATCTTCGGCCTCGGCGTCGGCTGGCTGTACGACTGGTCACTGCTGGTAGCGAAACAGATATCGAATCCGGCCCTCTATATTGCGGCCATGCAGAGCGCCCCCTAA
- a CDS encoding Na+/H+ antiporter subunit C — translation MVWTLSITIGVLVATGAYMIMQRRLLQVVLGLSLLSHATNLMIVASGWIGDGRAPILLPGEENVNPAGFVDPLPQAMVLTAIVIGFAMTAFLLVLVLNAYRRFQTDDVDAIRRLKG, via the coding sequence ATGGTCTGGACGCTCTCCATCACGATCGGCGTATTGGTGGCCACCGGCGCCTACATGATTATGCAGCGGCGCCTGCTTCAGGTGGTTCTGGGGCTCTCGCTCCTGAGCCACGCCACCAACCTGATGATCGTCGCCTCAGGCTGGATCGGCGACGGCCGCGCGCCAATCCTTCTCCCCGGAGAGGAGAACGTCAATCCGGCCGGCTTCGTCGACCCGCTGCCGCAGGCCATGGTTCTCACCGCCATCGTTATCGGCTTCGCGATGACGGCCTTTCTTCTCGTGCTGGTGCTCAATGCATACCGGCGGTTTCAAACCGACGATGTGGATGCGATTCGGAGGCTGAAAGGATGA
- a CDS encoding MnhB domain-containing protein: MNSLILKTIAPIVLHLTLLVSFFLLLYGHNQPGGGFIAGLMTVVGMVLQWVAFDADLGWRRFNRSWDRMFGSGLILATLVGVFGLLSGAFLKSSIYEFEVPFIGNIEIFTAFLFDLGVYGVVVGVSMSILTIFSDRRSPLHLRD; encoded by the coding sequence ATGAATTCCCTGATTCTCAAGACCATCGCCCCCATCGTCCTCCATCTGACCCTCCTGGTGTCGTTCTTCCTGCTTCTCTACGGCCACAACCAGCCGGGCGGCGGCTTCATCGCGGGACTGATGACGGTGGTGGGAATGGTTCTCCAATGGGTGGCATTCGATGCGGACTTGGGGTGGCGGCGGTTCAACCGCTCCTGGGACCGGATGTTCGGCAGCGGCCTCATACTTGCAACCCTTGTCGGCGTGTTCGGCCTCCTCTCGGGGGCCTTTCTGAAGAGCTCGATCTATGAGTTCGAAGTTCCCTTTATCGGGAACATCGAAATTTTTACGGCGTTTCTTTTCGATCTGGGGGTCTACGGAGTGGTCGTCGGGGTATCAATGTCCATACTGACCATCTTCAGCGACCGGCGCAGCCCCCTTCACCTGAGGGACTGA